The Deltaproteobacteria bacterium region CGATGATCTGAAACGGATGGAGGAGGCTCTCAAGGGGGAGGGGATCGAGGTGACCGGGACGGTGATCCCCGATACGAGCTGTCATATCCCCGATGTAAAAAGTCAGATGAAGAAACATGCCGCAGAGGTTGAGGCGGCCGACGCAATCGGCGTGATGTCCTGCGGCGCCGGCGTACAGACCCTGGGGACCCTCTACGAAGAGATGCCGGTCTTTCCGATTAATAACGCCCTCTTCCTGGGGAACACGGAACGATTCGGCCAGCATGTGGAGTTCTGCTCCGCCTGTGGAGAATGCCGCATCGACAAGCTGGGTGCGATTTGCCCCATCACCCGCTGCTACAAGGGGATTTTGAACGGTCCCTGCGGCGGGGTGAATGACGGCATGTGCGAGATCGGAAATGATACACCCTGTGCCTGGGTCCTGGCCTATGAACGACTGGAGAAACAGGGACGGCTCGATAACCTGAAGGATACATCCCCCCCCAAGCGATGGTCGGCGCACTTGAAACCGATGCGTCATCTGAATCCGACGCTCAAAAAGAAGATGGAGGAGAAAGAGGCGAAGCGGAAGGCAAAGGAAGCGAAGAAGGCCGAATAAAATCGCCACGAATAATTCGTGACATTCGTGGCTAAGAATTGGTTTATGTGATTTGTAGCTGAATTTTTCAGGAGGAGAGGCGAGACCGATGAAAAAAACTTTGAAAGAGGCCTTTGAAGCAGGAGAATTTGCCATCACCGGAGAATGCGGGCCGCCCAAGGGGACGGAGATCGATCAGATGCTCCACCATGCCGAAGGGATGCTTGGATATGTCCATGGAATCAACGTGACCGATAACCAAAGTTCCGTCATGCGGATCGGTTCTCTTCCGGTCTGTCGGCTCTTGAAGGAGATGGGGCACGACCCGGTCTTCCAGATTACCGGCCGTGATCGTAACCGTCTGGCGATCCAGTCCGATCTTCTGGGCGCCGAGGTTCTCGGGATCAACAATGTCCTCTGTCTCACCGGAGACGGTGTCCAGGCGGGGGATCACAAGGATGCCAAGCCGGTCTTCGATCTCGAATCGGTCCAGATTCTCCGGACCGTGGAGGCCTTGAACGGCGGGAAGGACCTGGCGGGAAATGAAATGAAAGGATCGACTTCCCTTTTTCCCGGGGCCGTGGTCACGCCGGAATCGAGACCGATTGAGCCGCAATTGATGAAATTTGAAAAGAAGATCAAGGCGGGGGCGAAATTTTTCCAGACCCAGGCGGTCTATGATGCCGAAAATTTCAAGGACTTCATGAAATTTGCCCGGCAGTACGATGTGAAAATCATGGCCGGCCTGGTCCTTTTGACCTCGGCGGGGATGGCGAACTACATGAACAAGTTCGTGCCCGGCGTGATGGTCCCCCGGAACCTTATCGACCGGATGAAGGAGGCCGGTAAGGAGAAGGCGATCGACACCGGGATCGATATCATGTGTGAGTTCATCAACGAGACGAAGGATCTCTGCGACGGTGTCCATATCATGGCCATCGGGAAAGAGGAACTGGTGCCGGAAATTGTAAAGCGTGCAGGCCTGGCTTGATAGAATCGTTCAAACCGTTCAAATGGTTTCAACCGGTTAAACTGCTTGAACGGTTTAATCGGTTTGAACCAAAAAGGTGTTAGGTATGCCCGGAGTTACCCTCACCGATCTGGCAAAGAAGAAAGCCGAAGGCAAAAAGATCACCATGCTGACGGCCTATGACTTCCCTTTTGCCGCCCTGGTCGATCAGGCGGAGATCGACATGATCCTCGTGGGGGACTCCCTCGGTGTCGTGGTGCAGGGGAAGGAGAACACCCTCCCCGTCACCATGGACGAGATGATCTACCATACGGAGATGGTGGCCCGGGCCACGTCCCACTCCCTGGTCGTGGGGGACATGCCGTTTCTTTCCTACCAGGCGAGCCGGGAGGAGGCGGTTTTCAACGCAGGGCGCTTTCTCAAAGAGGCAGGCGCCCAAGCGGTGAAACTCGAGGGGGGGGCGGCGGTCGAAAAAACAATCGAGGCGATTGCCGCAGCCGAAATTCCCGTCATGGCCCATATCGGCCTGACCCCCCAGTCGGTCCACAAAATGGGCGGTTTCAAAGTCCAGAAGGAGATGGACCGTCTGGTGAAAGATGCGAAGGTCGTGGAAAAGGCCGGGGCCTTTGCCGTGGTCCTCGAGTGTGTTCCCGGCGGGATTGCAAAGCAGATCACCCGGGAGATCTCGATTCCGACCATCGGGATCGGCGCCGGTGTTGATTGTGACGGTCAGGTCCTGGTGCTTCATGATCTGCTCGGTCTTTTTGACCGCTTCGTTCCGAAGTTCATCAAGCGGTATGCCGTCCTCGGCGAAGAAGCCCTGAAGGCCCTTCGGCAGTACAAGGAAGAGGTGGAGCAGGGAGTCTTCCCCGGAGAAGAGCATACCTTTAAATAGCTTTCAGCCGTCAGTTGGAAACGGAAA contains the following coding sequences:
- a CDS encoding 5,10-methylenetetrahydrofolate reductase — translated: MIVQETKPIETIREMLKDVKKIFLVGCGDCATVCEAGGPDDLKRMEEALKGEGIEVTGTVIPDTSCHIPDVKSQMKKHAAEVEAADAIGVMSCGAGVQTLGTLYEEMPVFPINNALFLGNTERFGQHVEFCSACGECRIDKLGAICPITRCYKGILNGPCGGVNDGMCEIGNDTPCAWVLAYERLEKQGRLDNLKDTSPPKRWSAHLKPMRHLNPTLKKKMEEKEAKRKAKEAKKAE
- a CDS encoding 5,10-methylenetetrahydrofolate reductase yields the protein MKKTLKEAFEAGEFAITGECGPPKGTEIDQMLHHAEGMLGYVHGINVTDNQSSVMRIGSLPVCRLLKEMGHDPVFQITGRDRNRLAIQSDLLGAEVLGINNVLCLTGDGVQAGDHKDAKPVFDLESVQILRTVEALNGGKDLAGNEMKGSTSLFPGAVVTPESRPIEPQLMKFEKKIKAGAKFFQTQAVYDAENFKDFMKFARQYDVKIMAGLVLLTSAGMANYMNKFVPGVMVPRNLIDRMKEAGKEKAIDTGIDIMCEFINETKDLCDGVHIMAIGKEELVPEIVKRAGLA
- the panB gene encoding 3-methyl-2-oxobutanoate hydroxymethyltransferase, yielding MPGVTLTDLAKKKAEGKKITMLTAYDFPFAALVDQAEIDMILVGDSLGVVVQGKENTLPVTMDEMIYHTEMVARATSHSLVVGDMPFLSYQASREEAVFNAGRFLKEAGAQAVKLEGGAAVEKTIEAIAAAEIPVMAHIGLTPQSVHKMGGFKVQKEMDRLVKDAKVVEKAGAFAVVLECVPGGIAKQITREISIPTIGIGAGVDCDGQVLVLHDLLGLFDRFVPKFIKRYAVLGEEALKALRQYKEEVEQGVFPGEEHTFK